Proteins found in one Poecilia reticulata strain Guanapo linkage group LG6, Guppy_female_1.0+MT, whole genome shotgun sequence genomic segment:
- the LOC103466848 gene encoding probable fructose-2,6-bisphosphatase TIGAR A has product MLLHVTAGRCSGLKGSEFTQRLDVDRLSSGRTPCPLHRSGCRMKALRVGLTLVRHGETEYNKAGLLQGQAVDSSLSETGRQQAAAAGSDLRDVGFSNVFSSDMRRAQQTAEKIMQQNSSCLRLQMVCDPLLKERSFGVAEGGRVEDLRQMARAAGEPFPGFTPPEGETPDQVRNLLVIHRLATRWQQTARGSLSKYSGRGGEDHLDQWSSTTGPRTGTGPWTNWYQAAKEMDLTKLCPETPLDSPT; this is encoded by the exons ATGTTGCTCCACGTCACAGCCGGGCGCTGCTCCGGTTTGAAGGGGTCAGAGTTCACGCAGAGGCTGGACGTGGACAGACTGTCCTCTGGTAGGACGCCCTGTCCCCTGCACCGGAGCGGCTGCAGGATGAAGGCGCTGCGGGTCGGACTCACCCTGGTTCGGCA CGGAGAGACGGAGTACAACAAGGCAGGACTGTTACAAG GCCAGGCCGTGGACTCGTCCCTGTCAGAGACGGGTCGGCAGCAGGCTGCGGCTGCAGGCTCTGACCTCAGAGACGTCGGCTTCAGCAACGTGTTCAGCAGCGACATGCGGCGCGCGCAGCAG ACTGCTGAGAAGATCATGCAGCAGAACAGCAGCTGTCTGCGGCTCCAGATGGTGTGTGACCCTTTGCTGAAAGAGAGA AGTTTTGGGGTCGCAGAAGGCGGACGGGTTGAGGACCTCAGGCAGATGGCCAGGGCGGCGGGGGAACCGTTTCCGGGTTTCACCCCTCCGGAGGGCGAGACTCCAGATCAGGTCAGGAATCTGTTAGTCATTCACCGACtggccaccaggtggcagcagACAGCCAGAGGTTCTTTATCCAAATACAGCGGGAGGGGGGGGGAAG ATcatctagaccagtggtccTCAACCACCGGGCcgcggaccggtaccggtccatgGACTAATTGGTACCAGGCCGCTAAAGAAATGGACCTCACCAAGCTctgcccagaaacgcccctcgacaGTCCTACATGA